From Nicotiana tabacum cultivar K326 chromosome 15, ASM71507v2, whole genome shotgun sequence, the proteins below share one genomic window:
- the LOC107797697 gene encoding cell division cycle 20.1, cofactor of APC complex-like, which translates to MDAGSRYNNKFRRPLFTPISHKKTSRENLDRFIPNRSAMDFDYAHYMLSGGKVKKENSGVNSASKEAYTKQLAEIFNMNRTRILAFKNKPPPSAERVSKSPSPIQQSKTTKKRRFIPQTAERTLDAPDILDDFYLNLLDWGCSNIVAIALGNSVYLWDASDGSVTELLSVSDDLGPVTGVSWAPDGRHLALGLNNSHVQLWDSRSSRLLRTLTGHNLRVGSLDWNGHILTTGSMDTMIINNDVRIRSHVVGTYRGHNQEICGLKWSASGQQLASGGNDNLVHVWSLSMGSLNSTRQWIHRMTDHTAAVKAISWCPFQSNMVASGGGVGDECIKFWNTNTGACLNSVDTGSQVCLLLWNKHERELLSSHGFTDNQLTVWKYPSMTKVAELFGHTSRVLHMAQSPDGYTVATAAADETLRFWNIFGNPEETKPVPKRKLEPFFDLAQIR; encoded by the exons ATGGATGCAGGGAGTAGATACAACAACAAGTTTCGCCGTCCTCTCTTTACTCCGATATCTCACAAGAAAACTTCTCGAGAGAAT TTGGACAGGTTCATTCCCAACCGTTCTGCGATGGATTTCGACTATGCACATTACATGCTCAGTGGTGGAAAGGTTAAAAAGGAAAATTCTGGAGTAAACTCTGCATCTAAAGAAGCCTACACAAAACAGTTAGCAGAAATTTTTAACATGAATAGAACAAGGATCCTTGCTTTTAAGAATAAGCCTCCTCCTTCAGCTGAGAGAGTTTCTAAATCTCCATCACCTATTCAACAGTCAAAGACCACTAAAAAGAGGAGATTCATTCCCCAA ACTGCTGAGAGGACGCTGGACGCTCCTGATATCCTGGATGATTTTTATCTCAATTTGTTAGATTGGGGATGCAGTAACATTGTCGCCATTGCCCTAGGAAATTCTGTATATCTGTGGGACgcttctgatggttctgttactGAGCTTCTCTCGGTTAGTGATGATTTAGGGCCAGTTACTGGTGTCAGCTGGGCACCAGATGGAAGACATCTTGCATTGGGCTTGAATAATTCCCATGTTCAGCTGTGGGACTCCCGTTCCAGCCGGTTG CTGAGGACTTTAACGGGACACAACTTAAGAGTTGGCTCTCTTGATTGGAATGGCCACATACTGACAACTGGAAGCATGGACACTATGATCATCAACAATGATGTACGTATAAGATCCCACGTCGTTGGAACATACAGGGGGCACAATCAGGAGATATGCGGATTGAAGTGGTCTGCTTCGGGCCAGCAATTGGCTAGTGGAGGGAACGACAATTTGGTCCATGTATGGAGTCTATCTATGGGGTCACTGAACTCTACACGCCAATGGATTCATCGTATGACGGACCACACAGCTGCTGTGAAAGCTATTTCCTGGTGTCCTTTCCAGAGTAACATGGTCGCCTCGGGTGGTGGTGTTGGCGATGAGTGCATTAAGTTTTGGAACACCAACACCGGGGCGTGCTTGAACTCTGTGGATACAGGTTCACAAGTCTGTTTGTTGCTTTGGAACAAACACGAACGCGAGCTTTTGAGTTCTCATGGCTTTACTGATAACCAGCTGACAGTGTGGAAATATCCTTCGATGACAAAAGTTGCAGAACTTTTCGGTCACACATCAAGAGTTCTTCATATGGCTCAG AGTCCAGATGGCTATACTGTCGCGACTGCAGCAGCTGATGAGACACTAAGATTTTGGAATATTTTTGGGAATCCTGAAGAGACTAAGCCTGTACCAAAGAGAAAACTAGAACCATTCTTTGACTTGGCTCAGATTAGATAA
- the LOC107799160 gene encoding growth-regulating factor 4: protein MSGTSTSLGVGVGGGGGEVGAVGYDFGFRPPFTAVQWQELEHQAMIYKYLVAGLPVPPDLVVPIRRSFDAISARFFNHPSLSYCSYYGKKFDPEPGRCRRTDGKKWRCSKDAHPDSKYCERHMHRGRNRSRKPVESQSTSQSLSTTISHMTTGSSNRNGSFQSNSSGNFHNMPLYSVTNSDGLSYGSTATKLQMERVSYGINNKEYRYLHGMAPDADGSSEVSASVSSLGMGSNTDNMWRLMPSQVPSKPTVNPKNDSQLLGSSPHPFEPVIDATIAKQQPQHCFFGNDIGSPVKQEPHPMRSFFDEWPTSKESWSSLDEESGKNNFSTTQLSISIPNAHSGFSSMSTRSPK from the exons ATGAGTGGGACATCGACATCATTGGGGGTAGGGGTGGGAGGAGGTGGTGGGGAGGTGGGGGCGGTGGGATATGACTTTGGATTCCGACCACCATTTACGGCGGTGCAGTGGCAGGAGCTGGAGCATCAAGCAATGATATACAAGTACTTAGTGGCGGGGCTGCCCGTGCCACCGGACCTTGTAGTTCCAATTAGAAGGAGTTTTGATGCTATCTCTGCCAGGTTCTTTAATCATCCTAGTT TGAGTTATTGTTCTTATTATGGGAAGAAGTTTGACCCTGAGCCAGGAAGATGTAGAAGAACAGATGGAAAGAAATGGAGGTGCTCCAAAGATGCACATCCTGACTCCAAATATTGTGAGCGGCACATGCATCGAGGCCGTAACCGTTCAAGAAAGCCTGTGGAATCTCAATCTACTTCCCAGTCCTTGTCGACTACGATATCACACATGACTACTGGGAGCAGCAATAGAAATGGAAGTTTCCAAAGTAATAGTAGTGGAAACTTCCACAACATGCCATTATATTCCGTTACTAATTCAGATGGACTGAGTTATGGAAGCACTGCAACAAAGCTTCAAATGGAGCGTGTCTCTTATGGGATAAATAACAAGGAGTATAG GTATCTCCATGGAATGGCTCCTGATGCTGATGGCTCGTCAGAAGTTTCCGCGAGTGTGAGTAGTCTAGGGATGGGTTCTAACACAGACAACATGTGGCGTCTAATGCCATCACAAGTTCCGTCAAAGCCCACAGTGAATCCGAAAAATGATTCCCAGTTGCTGGGTAGCTCACCTCATCCATTCGAGCCGGTAATTGATGCAACAATTGCAAAACAGCAACCCCAACATTGCTTCTTTGGCAATGACATAGGTTCACCTG TAAAGCAGGAGCCGCATCCAATGCGCTCGTTCTTTGACGAGTGGCCTACATCCAAAGAGTCATGGTCCAGTCTTGATGAGGAATCCGGCAAAAATAATTTCTCCACCACACAGCTCTCCATATCCATTCCAAATGCTCATTCTGGATTCTCTTCAATGAGTACACGTTCTCCCAAATG A